TCGGTCCGGACAAGCCCTATCCAACGGAAAGTCCATACACCCAATGCACTCATAATTGCTTTGGGCTCGGTCCGGACCAGCACTATCCACAATGGAAAGTTCACACACCCAACCCGAAGCTGGAAAAAATGATTTAAGTGTGCAAATTTATACACAAGATACCATGTCATTACAGGAACTCGTTCGTCGATACTGTTTCGATTGTCGAACAAATCGAACATTCGAGTCGTACACAAGTTTGCACATCCCCCCTCCTTAGCTTAGCCGTCACAAGTAAAATCATTCACCTCGTAAGATAATATATGACGAGGAAAATTACCACAAAAGATGCCACGAGTGTGAACATACTCCGGCTTGATTTCTTCTCAAACACCTACGCACAGTGGAACATTCACGATCAACTATTTAAACTTCGGGCAGAAAGGGGAAAGTTATGTTGAAGAGGTAGAGGTAAAATACCATCTTAAATTTATCCATGGTCCCGGATAGAACTCCTCTTGAGGTATCCATGTCGTTACCCTGAATCAAAAGTTAGAGTTAGGAGCAGGAAATAATCAGACGCTTTCATTATGAAGTAAAATTCAAGTTGTAGGATCGGTGTAAGAACAACCATACATACACATACCATTCTGTCAAGCATACGGCTATGACCCTCGACTTCTTCGTTGATATCACCTGACAGCTGTTCATGTAATTCACTGTTAGTACTAGTAATAAGTACAAGTACcaaccatttaataaaacaagTTGAAGAAATTTATGACATGCACTCAAATATAATAAAACATTTGACGAAATAATGACTTCATATGAACATATTAAAACCTATTTATCCAAGATAACTCTTGCTGTTTTGATCAAATGCTGCAAAGACATCTGTGGCAAATTATTCCTTTCATTTTGTTCTCTATGTCGATCATTGGAGAATTCAATTAAATGCTTCAAAGCTTTCCGTTACAAataatttctttttaaattttatctcctCAATAATTTAGTTTCTACTTCAAGATGAGAGAAAATTCGTGATTGAGAGGATACAAGTAGAAGCTGCTTGAATCTGACCAAAAAAAAAAGCAACACTGCAAAAGATTTTGCTTCAgctgtcatccatgaaaattcaTTTGGGCACAACTACAAGTTTTTGGAAACACAATCAGGATGCCCCAGAAACAATATTACAAATTAGCTGGTGTAACTTCTATCTATGATAGTCAAACTTCTATGCAAACATATAGCCAGTGGCTTATCATTGTAAGAGGAGTAACCCTAACTTCATGTACATAAATGCGTATTCTCGTATTACCATTTGCTAAGTGCTGCGGACCATAAAGTAAAAGACATTCAAATCAAAGGAACAATTGCAGTACAACAAAGAATCAACTTACCCTTTTCAGCATAGAAACGCGGTCTTGCAGTCCAGTAATCGCTCTATCATTCTCTTGCTCATCAATTTCGTGAGAGTAAGAGGATGAAGCCCTTATGCCTCCTTCCTCGATACCATCAAAAAGAGCAGCTCTGGTATTCCGATCCCTGAACTCAAAACAATATATTTTGTTCCCGATTGTTAAAATGAGTATATCATCAAGAAATTACTTCCTTAAAAATTTAAAGAGAAAGAAGTGGATGAAAAAGATAAGAGGGTTGAAAGGAAATGTAACTTTTCCGACAAACAACCACGAAAATGAAAACAATCTAAATTTGCAATTTCTAAAtgataatcgaaatcatatttGTTAATCGAAATCATATTTGTCAAGTAAACTTAGTTAAGATGTGAATCTGTTAAGGTTAAATTTTAAAGTAAAGCATGTTTCCACTTCCAAGAATGGAGAAAGAGAATcagcaataaaaaaaattggaaatcAAGCAAGCACTGTGAGACAAACTGGTGGCAAACACTAGGTCATGATGGATACTCTACCGATGGTAGTCATGATGTTCTACAAgcaattatttgattttattaaagGGGGAAACTTAGAGTTTAAAAGCTTACAACACCGCAGTTGTAATATCAACATTCAAGTATCTAACAATTGAAAGTTCACTCTCCACTCTCACAAAAGAAAATACTACTGAATATGCCGGAGTTTTTCCAAGTTACTTTTAAATAGGTTATAAGGGCTTATACCTTATAATCTTACGAGCTTTATAATACGtaaaatcttatttttaaaaataaaccgattaaaatatttggataaaataaGATGATGGAGcttaagatatatatatatatatatactattatATATAGGATCTTtttatcatcataattataaaatGATCACGATAGCATCAAAAAATGCAAATACATATTTTAGTAATTATTTTGGAATCTGTCATTGCATTTTGGGAGAGTAAACCCGGGATAATAAAATTTGAGgggatattttaaaataaatcttaATAACtctgtgagacaatctcacgacTTAATTTTGTAATAGAGATCACCAACCTGACCCAACTCGTGAAGAAGTATGCATTTTATGCCAAAAGTATTACATTTAAGGCAGATGCGGGTCGGGTCGACCCATCTAATGCATAAAAACCTTAAAGACGGTCGCACGAGAGAGCTATCCAATATTTTGACATCTTACAAAttcttatataaattttttaccaACACTGTCTCCATGCCCTTCAGACCAGCTAATCTCAACCAAAGGCCCTCTTAATAACAAAGAGACCAGCTTCTGTGCGGGCTTAACACTTTACATCCTACAGTGTCAACAGTCAATCCTTCAAATCAAACAAAACTTAATAAAAAAACCACATGCAAGGCTCTTCCGTCCGCAACATCAATTCATATCAGTACTGTTTTCCGCCCAGTTTAACAATTAGGAAGAATCATACAAGCGCAAGAAAAAACGCAACTAAAGAACAGATATCTGGAAAAAACACATCTGAAAAACCTTCTTGAATTCATAATTTCTGAAATTGAAATATCTGGAGGAGGCTATCTCAACGAAAAATATAAGCGCAGCTCGGAACCGTGTCCTGATATACAATTTAAAGGCATAAGACAAAAAATTACATTAGTTTTAAATCGCAGTCGACCGATAACATAGGAAATCCGAATTCAATGATTTCTTCAGTGAATAAACTGAATCAAGAAACACGCAATAAAGGGTTTAGTAAGCACATTAGCAATCCGACTTACAATTTTGGATCTGAAGAAAGAAAGGACGAGTGTTAGGTTTACCTTGATCGGAAAATTGAGAAAGTGAAACCTGATTATGGAACGTTCGTGTTTTAGGTGAAcggtaaattattttttttaaaaaaaatacgaaGATTAAAATTGCAGGTTCTAGTGGGCCTTGTAAAACGAAATTTCTTGGGCCCATTGCGCAAAATATGGAGTTGTTTGGCCTGCATTTCAACTGCGGGTGACCCAAATTTTTGTTATTTCGGTACCGCTTGACGCTTGCTAAAGATATGATACTTGAATCATATAAAGATGTTAAACTAATATATTGAACAATAGATGTCTTGTGAGTCGTGTGaatcctactgatattcacaataaaaaataatattcttagtataaaaagtaaaactttttcattgatgatccaataagagattcgtctaacaaaatacgacccatgagaccgtctcatacaaatttttgcttATAGTTAAATAAGATAATTATATTAGATAttaatattttgtaaaatttgagttaataaattagttaaaacaAAGATGAATAATAATAGATCAATATTGTATCCTTGACAGCGAACAACAATAAAATATGCTTTGATATTTATGATaataaaaagattcaaataaatttttaaataatctaTAAAAAATCTAGTGATTTTTAAAATagaattttaaaaagtcaaatatattaaatattgatTATATCCTTTAttaagatttatttttataacaaGATTTTATagcttataaaattttaaactaataCATTATTAATTAATGAGAGAAACCAAGTGACTCCCATTATAACAAACTGATTCGTTTTTCGTCTGCAAAATCTAACCATAATGCCGATCAAATGGTAACTGTGGGGAAAACCCTAATTCCTTTTCTGATTCTCGAATGTTTCCTTTAGCATGAATTCAATTTGTAAGTTGTGTGTGACTGATGGTTTGTGCAGGATTTTGCACTGGCAGCCAAACGCCGGCGCAACTGTCAACACCCAAATCCACTCTGAACTGTCTCAGTGCGCTGAAAGCTTGAATGGAGTCAAAGAAGGTCGATGGAAAGCCACTCTCAGCTTCTACAGGGCCATGGTCAGAGGTAGGACATCAATGAACGTGATTTTTGTGAGAATCTTGAATGCTGCCGTTTTGGATTAATGTTTCCTAATATTAGTTTAAATCCgtttcttattattatttttgaatctTTGATCTTCTTGTGTTTCCGTGTCTTGTTTGATTTTCAGAACAGTCGAACCCGAACGAATTTCCACGTGATTTTCTGGGAATTTCCCTTGTGGAGCAGCCGAGTAAATATTACTTAGTAATTAGAGGACAGCGGCTTGTGGTAGAGGCAGAATCGAGCATTCAGATGATTATGGAGAAACTTCAATCTTATAAAATGCGAGTTGCCCTTAATTTCGAGGTTCgtgttttttttaatgtataTATGCTGATTGTTTTTTGTTTTGGGTATcataatttattgttttttgtttcaatttttttatttgttgaaTGTTTGAAAAGCCTAGAATTTAAATTTGCTGGTGCTTGATATCAAATGTTCACTGGAAAATTCATTGAATTCAGGGGAACCAGTATAATCTTGGGGACTTCAGGTTGCGTGTGGGGAAAGTGGTTCTTGCGCACTCTGAAGGTTTGAGGGGAATAGTAATGGAGGTACTGGGATCCTTTATGACTTTATGTTCTATAACTTTCAAAATCAATATTACATGAATAATTGTGCAATGTTTATATTCCTAATACTTTCAAAGACTTGATGGTAAGAAACTGGTAGTCTCATGAAGACAGCTTGGGATATTCATATTTTTCCTTCGTTTACATCTATTTCACAAGTAAGAACTATAATAACAAATCTATATATTTTGTTAGAGCCGAGTCTTGATATGCTGGTATAGCAAGAACCATTTTGAAAATCACTTGATTCCCTTTACATATGGAGATTGAAATTGTGGTTTTTGTCCTCCATAATTTCGGCTGATTTTAGACCATTGTACTCAAACCTGGAAAGTTTTGTCTATCTGAAAATTGCTTCACTAGTTTTTTGTACCTTTAGGTTACTGAATATTCGAAATTCAGTGTTGTCTGACCACTGTATGTTTGATTTGGTTGATAAATGCATAGAGCAACTGCTTCTACTGAATGAAGGATATAATAATTTGTTGCACACTTGCACTTCACAACATTGACTTAATTGAAAACTTAGTGGATCTCAATCCTCCCATTCTCTTCTAAAATctgattaaatataatttatgttgGTTATTTTTTCCTTTTGCAGAGTGTCATTTGGTTGGATCTTGACTTGCATTTAGATAATGTGTTTTAGTACTTCCAATTATTTATGTCAAATAAGCACGCAACACTTGATATTTATCATTTACTGTCCCAAATCCATTCATTTCGTTTATATCTGGGGCTGCGTAACATCTTGGTGGGCAAAATGGGTAATCCTGGGAAAAATCCAGCTGAGTTAACAAGGCTTAGTTGGTTTCATGTTCATAGTCATcaccaaatatttttattgagatGTACCAATACTACCAACTCCTCCCTAACGTTGCGTGATATATTTGATTAGTGTGGTTTCTTAAAAAATTCGTGCCAAATGCCAATGCTGCATGTATCAACATTATATTTGAATTATATTTCCGGAGTTAACATGAACCTTCACTTCCATCACTTTGCGCTGATGTATTCATTCACTTACAAAACTTATCagaattttattttgttagaaATTAAAGAGATATCTTAGAATCATTAGAGATCATAATACATTTTAAAGTTGATTTATAATCCTTTGGTTAAATGGATGTTTTCCTTCCATATTGAGTCAAGATATTTTGACCTATACAAAGAGAGAATTGTATTCTAGACCGAAAGAGATTAATCAGAGGTTTGATCCTCTTGGCATTTATGTCATGTATGGCCGTACCACATAAATCCTGTCTCGTGTTTATTTTCTATTCATTatatttctattatttaaaattcgCCAGAAATACTTCTATACATTGAAGAATGATACTTTCTTGATAATCAAACTACGAACTGAAGGCTTGTTCTCACTTCTTGCAGATGGAGTATCTACCCATTTCATCATGGGAAAAATCACATCAAATGATGAGTGCATTCTTTGATCTGTGGCAGGAAGTTCTATCAAAAAGCTCTCTACCAGGCCATTTCGTGCATACTGAACCAAGCTTTTCCGAGTTTGGCCTCTCAGACCAATATACTTCGCAACATACGGCTGTTCAATATGCAACGATCATGGCTCAAATGATATCCACAGCTCAATCAGTACCGAGAAATTAGATATTCCAAGATCCCATTCCATGCATACTTTTCCATCCACAATCCCCTCATCAAGTGAATACAAGCTTTTCTCTGTTTTTGGTGATGCAATAGTCATCTCTTGGTGACAGTTTTCAACTAAAATCTGTGCTTCTTCATCTGTTGGATTTGAATGACATGGTTATCTCTTTTTACTGATTATACATGGATTATTCTTTAGAAAACGAAAGTTAAAGCATGGTAAATGTTGAAGTTGAATTTTACTGCTTTTGTGGGCGATACTGTTGAGACTTGAGACACGCGCAGACATTTGATAACAGCACTGCCAGTGGCGTCGAATGTTCCGTTTCTTTCATTTCCATATGTGTTATGCTAAGCCCACATTTCTTAAATCCTCCCCCTAAAAAGAGATTTTACTAAGACGAAATACTAAGCCcttatttcttcattttgtttttgttaaatGTAATTTTATAGGTTTTTTCGGGGTGATATTAATATATAGTTTATAAGAGATTTAACTTGAGTGAAAAAttgcaattttatttttatagtaAAAATAGGTTTTGATCGAgtaatttggatttttttgTTATGGTTTTTTTGGCCCCAAGCCAATAAATCAAGGAATATTTGTTTTGGTTCATAATAGTCGTGTTTATTAGCTGTCAATTTGTTTGGTAAGAAAGCAACTTGGAATTAAGAAATCGAAAATCATTGTTTCACTTTCGCAAGTAAAGCCATCCTACCAGCTTATTGCCAGGTCTTGGGAAAGTTCCTCATTTGTCCTTGCAATTTGCTACTCTTGACCAAATCATTAACGTgtgaagaaaaacatttttttcccTCCATGATCCATTGGTCTAAGGACATACTGATTCGCACTATCGACTGTTTCAGGAAACCGTCCTAAAATAAAATCTCGGCTACTAATTAGTGATGGTTATATAAAAACCGTCTCTAAATTTTGGGATACTTCTCTTGAAATCGTAGCTGATTTTGAATACAAACGGTAGCTTAAAAAAGTGACAGTAAACCCAGTCTTGGGTTCAAATTCCACTTGTATGATTAATAGTTAGATCagatttaaaaaagaaaatagtAGAATGAATGGCGAATAAAATAATCGGGATGCCTGGCAAGGCATATGTGAGAACATGCACACTGTTTTCATATCGACGAAATTTCGTACGTGTAACatttaattatgattatttttcttGTTGAACAAGATCAGATTAAGTTCCCGCGTCGCGAAACACGTAACCCTGATTGGAATCTTACAGACAAAACACAACACCGCGTGATTCTACGCACTACctccagaaaaaaaaaaaaaaaaaaaaatcgtttgTAAGGGACAGCTTTTGGGGCAAGCCTTACCCGCACGTGCTCAAAATATTCGTTGCAATTCATGTAATTTTATATTCTAGGTCACAAACTGTCCTACAACATTATTCACGTCTTTTATTTGGAAAAAATCTTTTCAAAAAATagttttgaatttcaaatatattttgtaCATAACATCACGAAAGTCAATAGGGACAACAATGTCATTTGCGTTGAACAAATCAAGACAATTtctttattattgttattgtttagtaGTTAGTCTCACCATTTGCATCTACTAGGTAACTTTTATAGAGATATATTGTCGTGGAAGGAAGAGCACTCACGTATGTAGAATTCCTACTATACATGTCTGCTAAGTTCAAATATAAAAGGAGTTGTAACCCATTATCTCCTTGCTCTTCATTTATTTTCACCATATAAAAAACTTCCGAAAattctagtttttttttttaaatactcaTATACCTGAAATCTTGATCCAACCTCCATAGTACTGCACTGTATTTTTGTGATTGATGGCTGTCAAGAAGAAGATGAAATGGCAAGAATATTTCCCAAGTTGTTTCAAGCCAGAGATCCCGAGACAGAGCCCGGATCAGAAGAAACCGATCTCGAAGCCATCTTCGTTTCATAGGATCTCAATATCGGACTTGAGTGGATCCACCCTTTCGGAGGATCTATCTACATCTTTGGCGGGCTCTAACATTCACGCGTTTACCTTGCAAGAGCTTAAGGTGATCACACAGAACTTTTCATCAAGTAATTTTCTTGGTGAAGGAGGATTCGGGCCGGTGCACAAGGGATTCATCGATGACAAGCTGAGGCCCGGTTTGAAGGCTCAGCCCGTGGCAGTCAAGCTCCTGGATTTAGATGGCGCACAAGGCCATAGAGAGTGGCTGGTAAGCACGAAATCGAAACCAAATCCGTTTAAATTTCACGTATTGTACGTATTACATATAGTTTATTCTTAAATAGCATTTAATTTGTATTGATAAATGAtttgtttatttatgttattttgGGAATGCGATGAACAGACGGAAGTGATATTTCTTGGTCAACTAAGACATGCACATTTGGTGAAGTTGATTGGTTATTGCTGTGAAGAAGAACACAGGCTGCTGGTATATGAATATATGCCTCGAGGAAGCCTGGAAAACCAACTCTTTAGAAGTAAACGCTGTTTCGATAtatatttgattatatttatttattcaaaaaCTTCACTTCGTGATATATTGCTAATATTAAAGTGTATATTTTATCTGTTCGCAGGATTTTCGGTTCCACTTCCATGGTCAGCAAGACTGAAAATTGCTCTTGGAGCCGCAAAAGGACTTGCCTTTCTCCATGAAGCCAAAAAGCCCGTCATATACCGTGATTTTAAGGCTTCGAACATTTTGCTAGACTCAGTAAGTCAACTTTCTGCTTAATATATTGCTCGTATGAATGAATCTAATGTTACCTAACTCTGCTCCAGGATTACACTGCGAAGCTCTCGGATTTCGGGCTGGCAACCGATGGTCCGGAAGGCGATAACTCACACGTTTCCACCCGTGTTATGGGCACACAAGGTTACGCTGCACCCGAATACATCATGACTGGTAATCTACATTCTATGGCTTGTGCACATGAtccaacaaaaataatatatatactcgTTTTGTAGCATTGACAGAAAATATATAAATCGCGCGTCATCATGTTTCGTGTAGGTCATTTGACAGCAGCAAGTGACGTATACAGTTTTGGAGTAGTGTTGTTGGAGCTTCTCACGGGTCGAAAATCTGTAGATAAAAACCGTCCTTCGAGAGAACAGAACCTTGCGGACTGGGCAAGGCCGATGCTTAAAAACCCCCGAAGACTAAGCCGCATAATGGATCCGAGGCTTGAAGGACAGTACTCCGAAACTGGAGCACAAAAGGCTGCGGAGTTAGCTTACGAATGCTTAAGACATCGACCTAAACTTAGGCCCACCACGAGTGAAGTGATCAAAGTGTTGGAGCCATTGAAGGATCTTGATGACATCCAAATTGGCACATTTGTGTTTGAAGTTTCAACGGATAGCGAATCGCGTAATTGTTCGAACGAGAGTGATTCGGAGGTGGAGAAAAAAAGGGAGAATGGTCAGTATCGCCGTAGGCACCAACTACACCAAGAACATAAGAAAAGGATCAGATCTCCTAAATCTCCCCATGTCTTCGCATGAAGAGATTCAAATTATCTATTCTTTGTTCATGTTGTCCTTTCAAATTATCTCAGAATCTGtgaaattcaaatatatattcgGTATGTATCTAAAGACAGGGAAGAATAATTGCCCGTGAATTCATGCAGACACACACATAATTTTGAGGCCGATCGAGTTTGATCACAcacattttttttgttttgataaATCGAAAGAATTTGTTTgtattcatttatttaatttactacCAATCGCAATCTAAATGAAGAGATCAAAGAAACAGAAAATATATTCCGTCAATGTGTAatattcattatatatatatatatatatatatatatatattctctagtaatatatatatttaatttgttCTTGACATGGTTGTTGAATAGTTGGAAAAATGAAACAATTCGAATCTCGTGTTTCGAATcccttataattttttaatatgttcATGGAAACCGTAGGCGTTATCATGTTGTACCAATTGGTTAACTTTTCAGATTAACACAGTAGCatgcaaattatatttttaaaataaactacACCGAGTAAATCATATACGATAGGTTCATCTGAAAAGTGATAgtaaaaaaaatcgaatttaTGATTATTAACCAAATATTCGCTGACGAgacaaattattatattttaaatagtgtTACATAGGCAGTCCAATTACGTGCCTAAAGGTTATTGATATTAAAAGCTAAAATTTATTCCAAATCGTGTGAACAAGTGTAAAAACTATAACATAAAAGTGTTCGCGTACCCCACGCGGTTCCACGGAGTAGGTGGATCAATTATTTGTATATTATATGAccttttaattcatgatttggTCCCTAAAAAATAAAATGGTTTACCCTACCTAGCtagaaaattattaaatttaaagCCAACGccatatacatttaaattataattaatcattaaATAAAACACGTACAAGTTGCTGAAGGCTTTTGAGTACTGAAAGTGATTGGAAATACATAATTAAACATTTGGTTGCTTAAGCATTAGGTATTTAACGGTTAAATACATTTTTAACCTACTTTTTTTTAGTGTATTatccattaaaaaaataattcatatGATTAAGCATGGATTAATCATGGACTTTGACCAACATCGTTACATAATTATCAAAGTTCAGTTCAAATTAAATCGGCCTTAATTAATATAATCTTGTAGTTGTAGCGACGAATCAATCCCTCTCAAGTTTCCAAAAcgaacaatatatatatatatatatatatatatataaatataccacTTTCATTTGTGAATTCTTTAATGATGTTATCAATATGATTAATCTGGAAATAGTAGTTTGTGCCTTAGTCTGCGACTTAAATTAGGCAACAATACATTTAATACTTTGACTATTACAAATAAGTAGCTTCCTAAAGAATATGATGCCAAAAATTATAGGTGAAAGCCTGTAGGAGCAGGAATTTTTTAGACAAAAATAATTGACACTTGACCTTAATTCCTCCGGTTGAAAAATaacaattatttataatatttagatcatcaaaaaaaaaaaagaaggctGAGTTGGGATAATTATCTTCTCAATCACATCATTGGATAATTGgacatataatatttttaaaaaaagaaattatttcttttgtatttttaaaattttcatttgatACTATATATATCTTCTTCAATTTGGTTTCTAATTctttattgaaaattttaataagaattgATGACTGAGAGAACGaccttaaaatatatatatatatatatatatatatatatatatatatatatatttcttcttcaAATTTGGTTTAGATTCTTAGTACTGAAAAATCTTATTATGACTAGTCGACTAAAAATAAATTGATATACTGATAGAACGAtcatcttatatatatatatatactattaatatatatatatttatatatatatacattatttCATGATTATCCCACCGAATCTGCATGAACTGGTATTAAGGAATGCCACTTGGAAAATCCATCCATTGGATTTGCTTTGTTACATTAACACATTAATTTAACTGCATGTTGAAAATTTACAGGGCAGTCCATGTCGTGCCCGCACGTTAGCGGATATCAGCTTTGCTAAAGCAGCACACCCAAATTGGAGCCCCGCGCCATCAAATCAGCACTCGTGACCACCGCCTACACGATCGACAGCACTGGTTCCACTCTTCTTGATGCATTCGACCTCTCTTCTTCGACCCCGTGGGCTTACGGAGCCGGCCACGTCGACCCTCTCAAGGCCCTCTCCCCTGGGCTCGTGTACGACGCCACGCCCGAAGATTACATCActtttctttgctcttcaaacCACGGACATCAAAGAAATCGAGACAATAACTAATCGTCCTAATGTCACGTGTAGAAGGAAATTCCGTGACCCGGGCCAGCTCAATTACCCATCTTTCGCCGTTGTTTTCAATAAGTCTCGGGTCGTAAGGTATACCCAGGAGCTGACAAATGTAGGGCGGGAAGGTTCGGTTTACCATGCGTCGATCTTGTCACCACCGGCTGTTCGGGTGGATGTTAAACCGGACAACCTTGTTTTCAAGAAAGTTGGCGACAAGAGACGTTATACAGTAGCATTTAAACAGGAGAAGGGTGCAGATTCATCGGCTCGATCGGAGCGCGTTTGGTTCGATAACTTGGAGCAACGCAAAACATCAAGTGAACAGCCCGGTTTCATTTTCGTGGTAGGTGAACGAATGTTATAATTAGTATGATATAGAATTAAATGTCATTAAAAAAAGGTGTGAATTCATAGGTATGTATGACTCAAAATGTTAGAAAATGCCCAAATCATgtgataattaaaatatagaGCAAGAAGGCTTGAAACATACATATTAAGAAGGCC
This is a stretch of genomic DNA from Primulina eburnea isolate SZY01 chromosome 11, ASM2296580v1, whole genome shotgun sequence. It encodes these proteins:
- the LOC140804524 gene encoding bet1-like SNARE 1-1 isoform X1 yields the protein MLSVDCDLKLMDRNTRAALFDGIEEGGIRASSSYSHEIDEQENDRAITGLQDRVSMLKRLSGDINEEVEGHSRMLDRMGNDMDTSRGVLSGTMDKFKMVFEKKSSRSMFTLVASFVVIFLVIYYLTR
- the LOC140804523 gene encoding serine/threonine-protein kinase RIPK-like isoform X1, whose product is MAVKKKMKWQEYFPSCFKPEIPRQSPDQKKPISKPSSFHRISISDLSGSTLSEDLSTSLAGSNIHAFTLQELKVITQNFSSSNFLGEGGFGPVHKGFIDDKLRPGLKAQPVAVKLLDLDGAQGHREWLTEVIFLGQLRHAHLVKLIGYCCEEEHRLLVYEYMPRGSLENQLFRSKRCFDIYLIIFIYSKTSLRDILLILKCIFYLFAGFSVPLPWSARLKIALGAAKGLAFLHEAKKPVIYRDFKASNILLDSDYTAKLSDFGLATDGPEGDNSHVSTRVMGTQGYAAPEYIMTGHLTAASDVYSFGVVLLELLTGRKSVDKNRPSREQNLADWARPMLKNPRRLSRIMDPRLEGQYSETGAQKAAELAYECLRHRPKLRPTTSEVIKVLEPLKDLDDIQIGTFVFEVSTDSESRNCSNESDSEVEKKRENGQYRRRHQLHQEHKKRIRSPKSPHVFA
- the LOC140804523 gene encoding serine/threonine-protein kinase RIPK-like isoform X2; this translates as MAVKKKMKWQEYFPSCFKPEIPRQSPDQKKPISKPSSFHRISISDLSGSTLSEDLSTSLAGSNIHAFTLQELKVITQNFSSSNFLGEGGFGPVHKGFIDDKLRPGLKAQPVAVKLLDLDGAQGHREWLTEVIFLGQLRHAHLVKLIGYCCEEEHRLLVYEYMPRGSLENQLFRRFSVPLPWSARLKIALGAAKGLAFLHEAKKPVIYRDFKASNILLDSDYTAKLSDFGLATDGPEGDNSHVSTRVMGTQGYAAPEYIMTGHLTAASDVYSFGVVLLELLTGRKSVDKNRPSREQNLADWARPMLKNPRRLSRIMDPRLEGQYSETGAQKAAELAYECLRHRPKLRPTTSEVIKVLEPLKDLDDIQIGTFVFEVSTDSESRNCSNESDSEVEKKRENGQYRRRHQLHQEHKKRIRSPKSPHVFA
- the LOC140804524 gene encoding bet1-like SNARE 1-1 isoform X2 gives rise to the protein MNSRRDRNTRAALFDGIEEGGIRASSSYSHEIDEQENDRAITGLQDRVSMLKRLSGDINEEVEGHSRMLDRMGNDMDTSRGVLSGTMDKFKMVFEKKSSRSMFTLVASFVVIFLVIYYLTR
- the LOC140805704 gene encoding mediator of RNA polymerase II transcription subunit 20a-like — encoded protein: MPIKWILHWQPNAGATVNTQIHSELSQCAESLNGVKEGRWKATLSFYRAMVREQSNPNEFPRDFLGISLVEQPSKYYLVIRGQRLVVEAESSIQMIMEKLQSYKMRVALNFEGNQYNLGDFRLRVGKVVLAHSEGLRGIVMEMEYLPISSWEKSHQMMSAFFDLWQEVLSKSSLPGHFVHTEPSFSEFGLSDQYTSQHTAVQYATIMAQMISTAQSVPRN